In a genomic window of Sutcliffiella sp. FSL R7-0096:
- a CDS encoding aspartate kinase yields the protein MSTIVVQKFGGTSVGSVERIQHVASRVISEVENGHKVVVVVSAMGKTTDELLTLANAINPHPSKRDMDMLLTTGEQITISLLAMALQVRGHEAVSLTGWQAGIRTEPVHGNARITHIETDLLKSHLNAGKIVIVAGFQGITATNEITTLGRGGSDTTAVALAAALNAEKCDIYTDVTGVFTTDPRFVKGARKLAAIAYDEMLELANLGAGVLHPRAVEFAKNYGVQLVVRSSMEEEEGTIIEEEVSMEKNLVVRGIAFEDQITRITVCSLPNELHTLSTIFTTLAQHSLNVDIIIQTSMDKDTTNISFSVKTVDVKDTIEVLEQHQSRLGFTAIEQESGLAKVSIVGSGMVSNPGVAAEMFQVLATEGIHVKMVSTSEIKVSTVVDVAEMVRAVEALHVAFKLGEESVERVLS from the coding sequence ATGTCAACGATTGTTGTACAGAAATTCGGAGGAACATCAGTAGGCTCGGTTGAACGAATTCAGCACGTTGCAAGTCGGGTCATCAGTGAAGTGGAAAACGGACATAAAGTAGTAGTAGTGGTTTCGGCTATGGGAAAAACAACAGATGAGCTGTTGACGTTAGCGAATGCTATCAACCCCCATCCTAGCAAGCGCGATATGGATATGCTTTTGACAACTGGTGAGCAAATCACCATCTCTTTACTTGCCATGGCCTTGCAGGTTAGAGGGCATGAAGCGGTTTCCCTAACAGGCTGGCAAGCGGGAATCCGTACAGAGCCGGTCCATGGAAACGCAAGGATTACGCATATTGAAACAGATCTTTTAAAAAGTCACTTAAATGCGGGGAAAATTGTCATTGTTGCAGGATTCCAAGGGATTACGGCCACAAATGAAATCACAACGCTTGGACGCGGTGGATCGGACACTACTGCGGTTGCATTGGCTGCGGCCCTAAACGCAGAGAAGTGTGACATTTATACAGATGTTACTGGTGTCTTCACCACAGACCCGCGGTTTGTAAAAGGAGCAAGAAAACTTGCTGCCATCGCATATGATGAAATGCTCGAACTGGCCAATCTAGGTGCAGGGGTTCTTCACCCCCGTGCGGTTGAATTTGCTAAAAATTATGGAGTGCAGCTGGTTGTGCGGTCCAGTATGGAAGAGGAAGAAGGAACGATCATTGAGGAGGAAGTATCCATGGAAAAAAATCTAGTTGTAAGAGGAATCGCATTTGAAGATCAAATCACCCGCATTACCGTTTGTAGCCTGCCTAATGAGCTACATACATTATCGACCATTTTTACGACTTTAGCTCAACATAGCTTGAACGTGGATATCATCATCCAAACAAGCATGGATAAAGATACTACAAATATCTCGTTCTCTGTTAAAACAGTAGACGTGAAAGATACAATTGAAGTGTTGGAGCAACACCAAAGCCGCTTAGGATTCACAGCCATCGAGCAGGAGAGCGGACTTGCGAAGGTATCCATCGTCGGTTCCGGAATGGTATCAAATCCAGGGGTGGCAGCAGAAATGTTCCAGGTCCTTGCAACAGAAGGCATCCATGTGAAAATGGTAAGTACTTCCGAAATCAAGGTTTCTACAGTAGTCGATGTTGCTGAAATGGTTCGTGCGGTAGAGGCGCTTCACGTGGCATTTAAGCTGGGAGAAGAGTCTGTTGAGAGAGTATTAAGCTAA
- the uvrC gene encoding excinuclease ABC subunit UvrC: protein MNESLKEKLAILPDQPGCYLMKDRQGTIIYVGKAKVLKNRVRSYFTGSHDGKTLRLVNEIVNFEYIVTSSNIEALILELNLIKKHNPKYNVMLKDDKRYPFIKITAEKHPRLLITRKVQKDKGKYFGPYPNVQAANETKKLLDRIYPLRKCMTLPDRVCLYYHMGQCLAPCVEHVSEETNKQMVDGIVRFLNGGYKEVKTELTEKMMKASENLEFERAQEFRDQIINIEATMEKQKMEMNDFVDRDVFGYAYDKGWMCVQVFFIRQGKLIERDVSLFPIYNEPEEDFLTFLGQFYSKQNHFVPKEVMLPSQIDLPVAQELLQTNVLQPQRGKKKQLVDLANKNAKVALGEKFSLIERDEGRTIKAVENLGEILGIMTPHRIEAFDNSNIQGTDPVSAMVVFIDGKPEKREYRKYKTKSVQGPDDYESMREVVRRRYTRVLKESLPLPDLIVIDGAKGHMSAVRDVLENELDLFIPIVGLAKDDKHRTSNLLAGEDAMIVPLERTSQEFYLLQRIQDEVHRFAITFHRQIRSKSVFQSILDEITGVGATRKKVLMKHFGSVAKMKEATVEEIQAAKIPKPIAEEIFKKLRE from the coding sequence TTGAATGAATCATTAAAAGAAAAGCTCGCCATTTTGCCTGACCAACCAGGATGCTATCTGATGAAAGATCGTCAAGGAACGATTATCTATGTCGGAAAGGCGAAGGTCCTGAAAAATCGAGTTCGCTCGTATTTTACTGGGAGCCATGATGGTAAGACGCTCCGACTTGTAAATGAAATTGTCAACTTTGAATATATTGTGACTTCATCCAATATTGAAGCACTGATACTTGAACTTAATCTTATAAAAAAACACAACCCTAAATACAATGTCATGCTAAAAGATGACAAGCGTTACCCCTTTATTAAAATTACTGCGGAAAAGCATCCGCGTCTTTTGATCACCAGAAAAGTTCAAAAGGATAAAGGGAAGTATTTTGGACCTTACCCGAATGTTCAAGCTGCTAATGAAACGAAAAAGTTGCTTGACCGGATCTATCCTCTCCGAAAGTGCATGACGCTTCCAGACAGGGTATGTCTTTACTATCACATGGGACAATGTCTTGCCCCTTGTGTGGAACATGTATCCGAGGAGACGAACAAGCAAATGGTCGATGGGATTGTCCGCTTTTTGAACGGTGGCTATAAGGAAGTCAAAACCGAGCTTACTGAAAAAATGATGAAAGCCTCAGAAAACCTGGAATTTGAACGGGCACAGGAATTCCGAGATCAAATCATCAATATTGAAGCGACAATGGAAAAGCAGAAAATGGAAATGAATGACTTCGTTGACCGGGATGTATTCGGATACGCTTATGACAAGGGGTGGATGTGCGTACAAGTCTTTTTCATCCGTCAGGGAAAATTGATCGAGCGTGATGTGTCCTTGTTTCCAATCTACAATGAGCCGGAAGAAGATTTCCTCACGTTCCTGGGTCAGTTTTACTCTAAGCAGAATCATTTTGTACCAAAAGAAGTCATGCTTCCAAGTCAAATAGACCTGCCGGTTGCGCAAGAGCTTTTACAAACAAACGTGCTTCAGCCGCAACGGGGAAAAAAGAAGCAGTTGGTGGATCTCGCCAATAAGAACGCAAAAGTTGCACTTGGAGAAAAATTCTCTTTAATTGAGCGGGATGAGGGCAGAACCATCAAAGCGGTCGAAAACCTCGGCGAAATCCTTGGCATCATGACACCGCACCGTATTGAAGCCTTTGATAACTCGAATATCCAAGGCACTGATCCGGTCTCAGCCATGGTCGTCTTTATTGATGGCAAGCCAGAGAAAAGAGAGTATCGCAAGTATAAGACCAAAAGTGTCCAAGGTCCTGATGACTATGAATCCATGAGAGAGGTAGTGCGAAGAAGATATACACGAGTTTTGAAAGAGTCATTACCACTCCCGGACCTGATTGTAATTGATGGTGCCAAAGGTCATATGAGTGCTGTAAGGGATGTCCTTGAAAATGAACTGGATTTATTCATTCCGATTGTCGGCCTTGCCAAAGACGACAAGCATAGAACAAGTAACCTCCTCGCTGGGGAGGATGCAATGATTGTTCCGCTCGAGAGAACAAGTCAGGAGTTCTATCTTCTTCAACGTATTCAGGATGAAGTCCATCGATTCGCCATTACCTTCCACCGGCAGATCAGAAGTAAAAGTGTGTTTCAATCCATACTTGATGAAATTACAGGGGTTGGGGCTACAAGGAAAAAGGTCCTCATGAAACACTTCGGTTCTGTCGCAAAGATGAAAGAGGCCACTGTGGAAGAAATACAGGCTGCGAAAATACCGAAGCCGATAGCTGAAGAAATTTTTAAAAAACTTCGTGAATAG
- the trxA gene encoding thioredoxin, producing MAITNATDQNFTQETSEGLVLADFWAPWCGPCKMIAPVLEELDQDMGEKVKIVKVDVDENQETAGKFGVMSIPTLLVIKNGEVVDKAVGYQPKEALAELLNKHA from the coding sequence ATGGCAATTACAAATGCAACTGACCAAAACTTTACACAAGAAACTAGCGAAGGTCTAGTTCTTGCAGATTTCTGGGCACCATGGTGCGGACCTTGTAAAATGATTGCTCCAGTTCTTGAAGAATTAGATCAAGACATGGGCGAAAAAGTTAAAATCGTAAAAGTGGATGTTGATGAGAACCAAGAAACTGCCGGGAAATTCGGCGTTATGAGCATCCCGACTTTACTTGTTATCAAAAACGGTGAAGTAGTAGACAAAGCAGTAGGTTACCAACCGAAAGAAGCTTTGGCTGAACTTTTAAACAAGCACGCTTAA
- a CDS encoding electron transfer flavoprotein subunit alpha/FixB family protein, translating into MARKVLTLAEVRDSALRNVSFEAIAAGKTVAEGGEVVTVLVGESVGSLAQELISYGADRVVTVEHANLKAYTSDGYSQALMAVIDSEKPEGIIFGHTALGKDLSPKLASKLNSGLISDATEVEEVGGNLVFTRPIYSGKAFEKKIVTDGVIFATIRPNNIASLDKDEARSGDVSSLDVDVKDLRTIIKEVVRKATEGVDLSEAKVVVAGGRGVKSTEGFEPLKELADVLGAAVGASRGACDADYCDYSLQIGQTGKVVTPDLYIACGISGAIQHLAGMSNSKVIVAINKDPEANIFKVADYGIVGDLFEVVPMLTAEFKKLLVTN; encoded by the coding sequence ATGGCAAGAAAAGTATTAACATTAGCAGAAGTGCGTGATTCCGCATTGCGTAATGTATCATTTGAAGCAATTGCAGCAGGAAAAACAGTAGCAGAAGGTGGCGAAGTAGTCACTGTACTAGTTGGGGAAAGCGTAGGTTCTCTTGCACAAGAATTAATCTCTTACGGTGCAGACCGCGTCGTAACTGTAGAACACGCAAATTTGAAAGCGTACACATCTGACGGATACTCCCAAGCGTTAATGGCGGTTATCGACTCAGAAAAACCGGAAGGAATAATTTTTGGTCATACAGCATTAGGAAAAGATCTATCTCCTAAACTGGCGTCCAAACTGAATTCCGGATTGATCTCTGATGCAACAGAAGTAGAAGAAGTCGGTGGAAACCTAGTATTCACTAGACCAATCTACTCCGGTAAAGCATTCGAAAAGAAAATCGTAACAGACGGTGTTATTTTTGCGACTATTCGTCCGAACAATATCGCATCCCTAGATAAAGATGAAGCACGTTCAGGTGACGTATCTTCCCTAGATGTAGATGTGAAGGACCTTCGCACTATCATTAAAGAAGTGGTTCGCAAGGCAACCGAAGGAGTGGACCTTTCCGAGGCGAAAGTGGTTGTGGCTGGTGGCCGTGGAGTGAAATCCACAGAAGGTTTCGAACCATTAAAAGAATTGGCAGACGTACTTGGAGCAGCAGTAGGTGCTTCCCGTGGAGCGTGTGACGCAGACTATTGTGATTACTCCTTGCAAATCGGTCAAACAGGAAAAGTGGTGACACCTGATCTTTACATTGCATGCGGTATCTCCGGCGCCATCCAGCATCTTGCCGGTATGTCCAACTCCAAGGTGATCGTTGCGATCAATAAAGATCCGGAAGCAAATATTTTCAAAGTAGCTGACTATGGTATCGTCGGTGACCTGTTCGAAGTAGTACCAATGTTGACAGCTGAATTCAAAAAGCTGTTGGTGACGAACTAA